The DNA segment GGCCGAGTCCAGAGGAAGATCTCGACTTCGACGTCGTCACCGATGAAGTTCGGGAACAGTGTGTGACGCCAGTCGGAGCCGATTCCGTACTCGTTCCGATCGATCGCGATCTCGCTCGCCACGCCCACCATGGGGGCCCCCTCGTGCCAGTTGAGGCTCGTGACGCGGAACGGGAGCTCGAGCGGCCTGGTGTGCCCCCGCATCGTGAGGGTTCCCTTCGCCACATAGCCATCACCGCGGCGCTCGATGTTCTCGCTCTCGAAGAGAATCCGCGGATGGCGCGCGACGTCGAAGAAGGACTCGCCGCGGAGGTCCGCGTCTCGGTCGTCGATTCCGGTATCGATGCTGCTCGCGTCGATGTCGGCCTTCACCCTGAAGCGCGCGACCTCCTCCGCGTCGTACACGAGCTCGACGTCGAAGCGGGTGAACTTGCCCGTCACCTTCGTCATCCCGGCGGCGATGGGTACGATGAAGCCGATCGTGGTGTGATTGGGCTCGGCCTTCAGAACGAACGTCGAGGCGATCGCGACCGCGAGAGGGAGCGTCCACATGGCTCCGTCCTCCTTCGAGAGCGAGCATACCGTAGTGTTCCCATCGTGGACGTCCGCGTGTCGATAGCCTTCCGTCAGGGACACGTCAGGTCTCTGTCAGCTCTCGGTGAGGCCGGAAACGACGAGCTCGCGCGGTGCTAGACTTTCCACGATGCCGCTCTTCGGCCGCTCGCCCTATCGCCGATCGAGGAGCACCGTCCTACTCGTCCTGATTCTTCTCACGACCGGAGTGCTGGCCTGGCAGGCGCACTACGCCGTCCAGTCGCATCGGGCCGCCGCCGAGAGCGTCCTCCGCGACTACGCCGCGCTCGCCGCCGACGAGCTCGTGAGGCGGACGGCGGCGAAGATCGGCTACGAGGGGTACTACCCTCTCGTGACGGCGCTCGCCGACAACGTTCGAGCCGCTAGCGAGCTCGACGAGGGAGTCGCGGCGATTCGATCGAGCACCGATGAGAAGCTCGCCGC comes from the Vicinamibacteria bacterium genome and includes:
- a CDS encoding YceI family protein is translated as MSLTEGYRHADVHDGNTTVCSLSKEDGAMWTLPLAVAIASTFVLKAEPNHTTIGFIVPIAAGMTKVTGKFTRFDVELVYDAEEVARFRVKADIDASSIDTGIDDRDADLRGESFFDVARHPRILFESENIERRGDGYVAKGTLTMRGHTRPLELPFRVTSLNWHEGAPMVGVASEIAIDRNEYGIGSDWRHTLFPNFIGDDVEVEIFLWTRPGKRLEPENERSER